The following coding sequences are from one Epinephelus moara isolate mb chromosome 7, YSFRI_EMoa_1.0, whole genome shotgun sequence window:
- the LOC126392767 gene encoding transmembrane protein 50B-like translates to MAGFLDNFRWPDCECIDWGERRNAVASIVSGVLFFTGWWIIIDAAVTYPSQEQMNHAFHTCGVFSTIAFFMINAVSNGQVRGDTYGEGCLGRTGARLWLFIGFMMMFGSLIASIWILFGAYVVPSECSFT, encoded by the exons ATGGCTGGCTTTCTGGATAACTTCCGCTGGCCAGATTGCGAATGCATTGACTGGGGGGAGAGGAGGAATGCTGTGGCTTCTATTGTCTCTGGAGTTCTG TTCTTCACAGGCTGGTGGATCATAATTGATGCAGCAGTGACATATCCATCCCAGGAGCAGATGAACCATGCGTTCCACACGTGTGGCGTCTTCTCCACCATAGCATTCTTCAT gataAATGCAGTTTCTAATGGCCAGGTGAGAGGAGATACATATGGAGAGGGCTGCCTTGGCAGGACAG GAGCTCGTCTTTGGCTGTTTATCGGCTTCATGATGATGTTTGGCTCCCTCATCGCCTCCATCTGGATCCTGTTCGGTGCATATGTGGTGCCAAGTGAGTGTTCCTTCACTTGA